In Thermococcus sp. MV5, the genomic window TGGAGGGGCTGCTACTGCTGTAGCCACTTCAGCAGCCTTAAGTGGTGCCAAAGTAGGATTAGTAACAAAAGTTGGTAAGGATTTCCCAAAAGAGTGGCTTGAGAAGCTTGAGGAAATCATGGACATAAGAGGAGTGCAGATTCTTGAAGGAAATACCATTCACATATACATGATTTATCATGAAGACGGAAGTGTTGACGCTCCTGTAGATATGGGAGTGGCCCAAAAAATGGGAGAGACAAAAATTCCTGAAGAGTATTTAAATGCAAAGATCTTTCATATCTCTCCAATACCTCCTGAAGAGCAGCTTAAAGCTATAAGACGCCTAAAAGGTAAACGAATAAGTCTGGATTTTAATCCCACATACATAGAGGACTACAGAATTAAAAAAGACCTTATGATGAAAATCATATCAAAAGCAGAAATAATTTTTCCAAATGAAAGAGAGGCCCTGACAATAACCGGAGAAAGAGATATCAAAAAAGCTATCAAAAAACTTCATGCATGGGGAGCTGAGATTGTTGTTGTTACTATGGGTGAAAAGGGTGTTCTTTTATATAATGGAGAAAACTTTATGCGTTTTAAGGCCCTCCCCATTGATGAAATCGTTGACCCTACCGGAGCTGGAGATGCCTTTGCTGGAGGTTTTCTGGCCTATTATGCAAAAGAGAAACCGATAGAAGAATGCGTAAAACAAGGACTGCTAAGGGCAAGGGAAGTCTTGAAGAAAAAGGGGAGCTGGAGTATCGAAGTTTAGTCCCTCGTAACCATTCTTGAAAACAAGTAGAGGGAGAGTAAAACAAGCACTGCGATTGCTGTAACCTCAAACTTAGGCATAAACGCTGAAAGCCCCGCTATTAAAATGTAGGTCGGAATTGCCAGAAGAGATGCTACAGTGACTATTAAGTAGTGCTCCCGTGGGGCCTTTTCTCTATCCAAGTACGCAGATTCAATAAAAATAAGTCCCAAGGCCACCAAAAACAGGCCCTCAATACTCCCTATTTTGTAATATACTAAGAATCCTATAAGAGCTACAAGAAATAGGGTGCCAAAGAAATATGATAAAAACACCAATGGGGTTAGTATTAACACAGGCAAAATCTCCCTATAATTTAACAAAACAATAACCATAACTACAAGCGGAATTGGGGAAAATCTTATTCCAATCTTCATAGGCTAACGACCTCCGCAATGGCTGTCTTAAGAGGTTTCTTAACATCCCAGTCTATTATCAGCGCATAGGAAGAAAGCTTCCTGAGATATGCTTTTCTTTTAAGGTCTAAGATCTTAATTGCAAGTTCCTGCTCTTTGCTTCTCGGTTTTAAAGCAGAATAGGGATCAGGAGAAACAACTATTGTCTTATAGCCGTAATAGTACATCATCTTCAGGGCCTTTCTGCTTTCCTCACTTACAAGCGGAGAAATGTAAATTATCTGAGCATTTGCCGGGAAGCGCGTTCTTATGAGATGCTCCACTTGATAGGCAA contains:
- a CDS encoding carbohydrate kinase family protein gives rise to the protein MELVVLGHVAIDHVIFPNKKGVILPGGAATAVATSAALSGAKVGLVTKVGKDFPKEWLEKLEEIMDIRGVQILEGNTIHIYMIYHEDGSVDAPVDMGVAQKMGETKIPEEYLNAKIFHISPIPPEEQLKAIRRLKGKRISLDFNPTYIEDYRIKKDLMMKIISKAEIIFPNEREALTITGERDIKKAIKKLHAWGAEIVVVTMGEKGVLLYNGENFMRFKALPIDEIVDPTGAGDAFAGGFLAYYAKEKPIEECVKQGLLRAREVLKKKGSWSIEV